One Vigna unguiculata cultivar IT97K-499-35 chromosome 7, ASM411807v1, whole genome shotgun sequence genomic region harbors:
- the LOC114192747 gene encoding serine/threonine-protein kinase Nek1-like has translation MESGGKMEDYEVIQQIGRGALGATFLVLHKTEKKRYVLKKIRLSKQADKSKVTAQQEMDLIAKLNYPYIVEYKDAWVEKEDCICIITGYCEGGDMAANIKKARGSYFSEEKVCKWLTQLLLAVDYLHSNRVLHRDLKCSNIFLTKENNIRLGEFGLAKLLNPEDLTSPAFGTLNYMCPEAFAGMPYGYKSDMWSLGCCMFEIVAHQLAFRAPDRAGLINKINRCSISPLPIVYSSTLKQLIKSMLRKNPEHRPTASELLRHPHLQPYVLRCRNASSIYLPVHLINSNSPKDKTKNKSSGSKDHWDKEAELAGLVNRLDRIYPFQGNADVQTRNQHNEGKVAVPTKDNVETKMVDSTSYTQEFSTSISGSKDGSTTSESTVCSVSKEGDFKNRFARDTADSEITSKSTIDCVHEEQGLTTQKSCAIDINTVIKNVEDILSKEDLNTDEALSEDAKPRDYSKSTLSSEGSESNDKVESIDEIMSKSTLDSVHEEHRFTVDHFQKLDVIDLSTVSTEVEDNFSSEGFDKKETDMENDKPEDSRKSIVFIENIEGNDNHVSIDEITSKGILESVHDEQEFTAEHFPESDVIDTNSVATKFEDNFRTEAFDQTETETKNGEQEESRISVVSNENMDGDDNDRFIDEIGLKSTLDSVHEEQWLVAEPAQKLDLVDIKATASKDVDKVSNEGSGGAEAQREDAKLECSSKLIISHDNSNGNDEDGSGGEITSKSVLESVGEEQGLTAEHFQTSDAIDLNAVTTEFEDKLSSEGFDKAETQEKDAKPEDSFKSLSSEGSSSSDKEGSIDEEIASSPMAQPVKVEHDTETGSSLKEDENPEAFEEGSLMNSLTSDTKDTYPVKDENREDTHTISCSTCNEDNNAVVTQKQANGISSMKRISRGSNASCQQRADALESLLELCAQLLQQGNLEELAAVLRPFGEDAVSVSSRETAILLTKSLMATQKLNPET, from the exons ATGGACCTGATAGCTAAACTAAATTACCCTTATATTGTGGAGTACAAAGATGCTTGGGTGGAGAAG GAGGATTGCATATGCATTATAACCGGCTATTGCGAAGGGGGTGACAT GGCTGCAAATATAAAGAAAGCTCGGGGATCTTATTTTTCGGAGGAG AAAGTCTGCAAATGGTTGACTCAGTTGTTACTAGCTGTGGACTACCTTCACTCCAATCGGGTACTCCACAGAGATCTTAAG TGTTCCAACATATTCCTTaccaaagaaaataacattcgGCTAG GTGAATTTGGTCTTGCGAAGCTTCTCAATCCTGAAGACCTCACTTCTCCG GCTTTTGGAACTCTAAACTACATGTGTCCCGAGGCCTTTGCTGGTATGCCTTACGGTTATAAATCTGATATGTGGTCACTTG GTTGCTGCATGTTTGAAATTGTTGCACATCAACTAGCATTTCGTGCTCCA GACAGGGCTGGacttatcaataaaataaatagatgcTCCATTTCTCCACTGCCAATTGTTTACTCGTCCACACT GAAACAACTTATCAAGAGCATGCTGAGGAAAAACCCAGAACACAGACCAACA GCATCTGAATTATTAAGGCATCCTCATTTACAACCTTATGTTCTACGCTGTCGTAATGCCTCATCTATTTACCTACCAGTACATCTTATAAATAGCAACTCCCCAAaggataaaactaaaaacaaatctAGTGGTAGCAAAGACCATTGGGACAAGGAAGCAGAATTAGCAGGATTAGTCAATCGTCTGGACCGAATTTATCCATTTCAGGGAAACGCAGATGTACAGACACGGAACCAGCATAATGAGGGCAAGGTAGCAGTGCCAACCAAAGACAATGTTGAGACCAAAATGGTTGATTCTACCAGCTACACTCAGGAATTTTCTACAAGTATTAGCGGCTCGAAAGATGGCTCTACAACATCTGAATCAACTGTTTGCAGTGTGAGCAAGGAAGGAGACTTTAAAAATAGATTTGCAAGGGACACAGCTGACAGTGAGATCACTTCCAAAAGTACAATAGATTGTGTGCATGAAGAACAAGGACTTACCACCCAAAAGTCATGCGCAATTGACATAAATACAGTAATTAAAAATGTTGAAGATATTCTTTCCAAAGAAGATCTCAATACAGATGAAGCACTGAGTGAAGATGCCAAACCTAGGGATTACAGTAAATCCACATTATCCAGTGAAGGCAGCGAGAGTAATGATAAAGTTGAGTCCATTGATGAGATCATGTCAAAGAGTACCCTTGATTCTGTGCATGAAGAACATAGATTTACGGTGGATCATTTTCAGAAGTTGGATGTGATTGACCTAAGCACAGTATCTACAGAAGTTGAAGACAATTTTTCAAGTGAAGGTTTTGATAAAAAGGAAACAGATATGGAAAATGACAAACCTGAGGACTCCAGAAAATCAATAGTGTTCATTGAAAACATCGAAGGTAATGATAATCATGTGTCCATTGATGAGATCACTTCAAAGGGTATTCTAGAATCTGTGCATGATGAACAGGAATTTACTGCTGAACATTTTCCAGAGTCAGATGTCATTGACACGAATTCAGTGGCTACAAAATTTGAAGATAATTTTCGCACTGAAGCATTTGACCAAACTGAAACAGAGACGAAAAATGGCGAACAGGAGGAGTCCAGAATATCAGTAGTGTCCAATGAAAACATGGATGGTGATGATAATGATAGGTTCATTGATGAGATCGGATTGAAGAGTACACTCGATTCTGTGCATGAAGAGCAATGGCTTGTAGCTGAACCTGCTCAAAAGTTAGATCTTGTTGACATAAAAGCCACAGCTTCAAAAGATGTGGACAAAGTTTCTAATGAAGGTTCTGGTGGAGCTGAAGCACAGAGGGAAGATGCCAAACTTGAGTGCTCcagtaaattaataatttccCATGATAATAGCAACGGTAATGATGAAGATGGATCTGGTGGTGAGATCACATCAAAGAGTGTGCTAGAATCTGTTGGTGAAGAACAAGGACTCACTGCTGAGCATTTTCAGACGTCTGATGCAATTGACTTAAATGCAGTGACTACAGAATTTGAAGATAAACTTTCCAGTGAAGGTTTTGATAAAGCTGAAACACAGGAGAAAGATGCTAAACCTGAGGACTCCTTTAAATCTTTGTCCAGTGAAGGCAGCAGCAGCAGTGATAAAGAAGGGTCCATTGATGAGGAAATTGCATCATCCCCAATGGCACAACCTGTGAAGGTTGAACATGACACTGAAACTGGAAGCAGcttgaaggaagatgaaaatccTGAAGCATTTGAAGAAGGCTCACTCATGAACAGCTTGACTTCTGATACTAAGGACACTTATCCTGTTAAGGATGAAAACAGAGAAGACACACACACAATCAGTTGCTCAACGTGTAATGAAGACAACAATGCTGTTGTAACCCagaagcaagcaaatggaataTCATCAATGAAGCGTATTTCAAGAGGCAGTAATGCTTCTTGCCAGCAAAGAGCTGATGCTCTGGAATCTCTACTTGAGTTATGTGCACAGCTACTTCAGCAAGGAAACCTTGAAGAGCTTGCTGCTGTGCTAAGACCATTTGGAGAAGATGCTGTATCTGTGTCTTCCAGAGAAACAGCGATATTGCTAACAAAAAGCCTCATGGCCACACAAAAACTTAATCCTGAAACGTAG
- the LOC114189727 gene encoding carboxyl-terminal-processing peptidase 3, chloroplastic isoform X1 — MKNLCQNFDVRAKIPLKLGKPTWEVLFPRRLWFPTWTCEEKKLKTKCGEREGWIESAGKSAFGFGVSAALLCSVFGHSPAALAESLTVAFPVSRAPEVNAVQRTLVEAWGLIRETFVDPTFNHQDWDLKLQQTMVEMFPLNSADAAYTKIRGMLSTLGDPFTRIISPKEYQGFRIGSDGNLQGVGLFINVEPRTGHLIVLSCIDGSPAARAGIHQGDELIEINGERLDGIDSETAAQRLRGNAGTTVTVKVHYVKDSGRGSYIREVKLPRELIKLSPISSAIIPHRSPDGHLTKTGYVKLSAFSQTAAEDMRNAIQELENQGVHSYILDLRNNPGGLVKAGLDVAQMWLDGDETLVNTIDRDGNMLPINMVNGHAITHDPLVVIVNEGSASASEILAGALHDNGRAILVGRKTFGKGKIQSVTELHDGSALFVTVAKYLSPALHDIDQVGITPDVQCTTEMLNSTKEISSSTKDKASVSSLEADSCIMVAEHALDMEESKGTAS; from the exons atgaagaaTCTTTGTCAGAATTTCGATGTCAGAGCCAAGATTCCGTTAAAACTGGGAAAACCCACTTGGGAAGTTTTGTTTCCGCGTAGATTGTGGTTTCCGACGTGGACATGCGAGGAGAAGAAACTGAAGACGAAGTGCGGCGAGAGAGAGGGGTGGATTGAGTCTGCAGGGAAAAGCGCGTTTGGGTTTGGCGTTTCCGCCGCGCTTTTGTGCTCTGTGTTCGGCCACTCCCCCGCTGCGCTGGCGGAGTCCCTCACCGTTGCTTTTCCCGTTTCACGGGCGCCTGAG GTAAATGCAGTTCAAAGAACTCTTGTGGAGGCATGGGGTTTAATTCGAGAAACATTTGTTGACCCTACATTTAATCATCAAG ATTGGGATTTGAAGTTGCAGCAAACCATGGTGGAAATGTTTCCCCTGAACTCAGCTGATGCTGCATACACAAAAATCCGTGGAATGCTTTCTACCCTTGGAGATCCTTTCACTCGAATTATTAGCCCAAAG GAATACCAAGGGTTTAGAATTGGAAGTGATGGGAACTTACAAGGAGTGGGCCTCTTCATAAATGTTGAACCAAGAACAGGACACTTG ATTGTCTTGTCTTGCATAGATGGCAGTCCAGCTGCTCGTGCTGGTATACATCAAGGAGATGAATTGATTGAGATAAATG GTGAGAGGCTTGATGGCATTGATAGTGAAACTGCAGCACAAAGGCTTAGAGGGAATGCTGGAACCACTGTGACAGTAAAGGTTCATTAT GTCAAAGACTCAGGGAGAGGATCTTATATCCGAGAG GTCAAACTTCCTAGGGAGTTAATCAAGCTCTCTCCAATATCAAGTGCTATCATCCCTCATAGATCCCCAGATGGTCATCTCACAAAAACAGGCTATGTGAAATTGTCAGCATTCTCTCAG ACTGCTGCTGAAGACATGAGGAATGCCATTCAGGAACTGGAAAATCAAGGAGTGCACTCATACATACTAGATCTTCGCAACAATCCT GGTGGCTTGGTAAAAGCTGGCCTTGATGTTGCACAGATGTGGCTAGATGGAGATGAGACTCTGGTGAACACAATCGATAGAGACGGGAACATGTTACCCATTAATATGGTCAATGGACATGCTATAACACATGATCCACTAGTGGTGATT GTCAATGAGGGAAGTGCAAGTGCCAGTGAAATTTTAGCTGGGGCATTACATGATAACGGTCGAGCTATTCTCGTGGGGCGCAAAACATTTGGTAAAGGAAAGATTCAG AGTGTCACTGAGCTTCATGATGGATCAGCCCTGTTTGTCACAGTGGCAAAATATCTATCACCAGCACTTCATGACATAGATCAGGTTGGGATAACACCAGATGTGCAATGCACAACAGAAATGCTCAATTCAACCAAGGAGATTTCAAGTTCAACCAAAGACAAGGCCTCAGTTTCATCTCTTGAAGCAGATTCATGCATAATGGTGGCAGAACATGCACTGGATATGGAGGAATCCAAGGGTACTGCTTCTTGA
- the LOC114189727 gene encoding carboxyl-terminal-processing peptidase 3, chloroplastic isoform X2, with amino-acid sequence MKNLCQNFDVRAKIPLKLGKPTWEVLFPRRLWFPTWTCEEKKLKTKCGEREGWIESAGKSAFGFGVSAALLCSVFGHSPAALAESLTVAFPVSRAPEVNAVQRTLVEAWGLIRETFVDPTFNHQDWDLKLQQTMVEMFPLNSADAAYTKIRGMLSTLGDPFTRIISPKEYQGFRIGSDGNLQGVGLFINVEPRTGHLIVLSCIDGSPAARAGIHQGDELIEINGERLDGIDSETAAQRLRGNAGTTVTVKVKDSGRGSYIREVKLPRELIKLSPISSAIIPHRSPDGHLTKTGYVKLSAFSQTAAEDMRNAIQELENQGVHSYILDLRNNPGGLVKAGLDVAQMWLDGDETLVNTIDRDGNMLPINMVNGHAITHDPLVVIVNEGSASASEILAGALHDNGRAILVGRKTFGKGKIQSVTELHDGSALFVTVAKYLSPALHDIDQVGITPDVQCTTEMLNSTKEISSSTKDKASVSSLEADSCIMVAEHALDMEESKGTAS; translated from the exons atgaagaaTCTTTGTCAGAATTTCGATGTCAGAGCCAAGATTCCGTTAAAACTGGGAAAACCCACTTGGGAAGTTTTGTTTCCGCGTAGATTGTGGTTTCCGACGTGGACATGCGAGGAGAAGAAACTGAAGACGAAGTGCGGCGAGAGAGAGGGGTGGATTGAGTCTGCAGGGAAAAGCGCGTTTGGGTTTGGCGTTTCCGCCGCGCTTTTGTGCTCTGTGTTCGGCCACTCCCCCGCTGCGCTGGCGGAGTCCCTCACCGTTGCTTTTCCCGTTTCACGGGCGCCTGAG GTAAATGCAGTTCAAAGAACTCTTGTGGAGGCATGGGGTTTAATTCGAGAAACATTTGTTGACCCTACATTTAATCATCAAG ATTGGGATTTGAAGTTGCAGCAAACCATGGTGGAAATGTTTCCCCTGAACTCAGCTGATGCTGCATACACAAAAATCCGTGGAATGCTTTCTACCCTTGGAGATCCTTTCACTCGAATTATTAGCCCAAAG GAATACCAAGGGTTTAGAATTGGAAGTGATGGGAACTTACAAGGAGTGGGCCTCTTCATAAATGTTGAACCAAGAACAGGACACTTG ATTGTCTTGTCTTGCATAGATGGCAGTCCAGCTGCTCGTGCTGGTATACATCAAGGAGATGAATTGATTGAGATAAATG GTGAGAGGCTTGATGGCATTGATAGTGAAACTGCAGCACAAAGGCTTAGAGGGAATGCTGGAACCACTGTGACAGTAAAG GTCAAAGACTCAGGGAGAGGATCTTATATCCGAGAG GTCAAACTTCCTAGGGAGTTAATCAAGCTCTCTCCAATATCAAGTGCTATCATCCCTCATAGATCCCCAGATGGTCATCTCACAAAAACAGGCTATGTGAAATTGTCAGCATTCTCTCAG ACTGCTGCTGAAGACATGAGGAATGCCATTCAGGAACTGGAAAATCAAGGAGTGCACTCATACATACTAGATCTTCGCAACAATCCT GGTGGCTTGGTAAAAGCTGGCCTTGATGTTGCACAGATGTGGCTAGATGGAGATGAGACTCTGGTGAACACAATCGATAGAGACGGGAACATGTTACCCATTAATATGGTCAATGGACATGCTATAACACATGATCCACTAGTGGTGATT GTCAATGAGGGAAGTGCAAGTGCCAGTGAAATTTTAGCTGGGGCATTACATGATAACGGTCGAGCTATTCTCGTGGGGCGCAAAACATTTGGTAAAGGAAAGATTCAG AGTGTCACTGAGCTTCATGATGGATCAGCCCTGTTTGTCACAGTGGCAAAATATCTATCACCAGCACTTCATGACATAGATCAGGTTGGGATAACACCAGATGTGCAATGCACAACAGAAATGCTCAATTCAACCAAGGAGATTTCAAGTTCAACCAAAGACAAGGCCTCAGTTTCATCTCTTGAAGCAGATTCATGCATAATGGTGGCAGAACATGCACTGGATATGGAGGAATCCAAGGGTACTGCTTCTTGA